A portion of the Candidatus Cloacimonadota bacterium genome contains these proteins:
- a CDS encoding alkaline phosphatase family protein: MNVNNGIMLPNYENSILNLISSILENYDVKPFHPVLKQNLNLSKKQNVILFILDGFGMNLYSKFAEKTFLKDHFVDKLTSVFPPTTSAAISSITSGRAPIEHGAIGWTLFFKEFAKNIDYLPNWDSISTKTQNSNKYNVYDMVGAESIFSILRKKRPELMLYQITESGLQSSFNVNKVAANTTVMSPQNSEDRYDLIYNTIIQHPNLQKFIYSYSSSPDHLEHHHGVFSQEVEEFLNKTFLELKILCEKLKGTSTSILITADHGLIDIDEYFYLNEDEELFQSVILPAFPEPRFLSFFVKKHRMNQFLKAAEKYEDHFWILSREEFLNSKLLGMGIEHAKIDDFVGDYLFIAKSTKALRGIYQQNGKWDKEFKAHHAGITPAEMQVPLLNIEL, from the coding sequence ATGAATGTAAACAATGGAATAATGCTGCCCAATTACGAAAATAGTATATTGAACCTTATTTCTTCAATATTGGAAAATTATGATGTTAAGCCTTTTCATCCAGTTCTAAAACAGAATTTGAATCTTTCAAAAAAACAGAATGTTATACTTTTTATTTTAGATGGTTTTGGCATGAATCTTTACAGTAAATTTGCTGAGAAAACTTTTTTAAAGGATCATTTTGTGGATAAACTTACATCTGTATTTCCACCCACCACAAGTGCTGCAATTTCCAGTATCACCAGCGGTCGTGCTCCAATTGAACACGGAGCGATCGGCTGGACTTTGTTCTTCAAAGAATTTGCCAAAAATATCGATTATCTACCCAACTGGGATTCTATTTCCACCAAAACTCAAAATTCTAATAAGTATAATGTTTATGACATGGTCGGAGCAGAGAGTATTTTTTCCATACTCCGCAAGAAACGGCCTGAACTGATGCTTTATCAAATTACCGAAAGTGGCTTACAGAGCAGTTTTAATGTGAATAAAGTTGCAGCAAATACAACGGTGATGAGCCCTCAAAATAGTGAAGATCGTTACGACTTGATCTACAATACGATAATTCAGCATCCAAACTTACAGAAATTTATTTATTCCTATTCATCCAGCCCCGATCATCTGGAACATCATCATGGTGTTTTTTCGCAGGAAGTGGAAGAATTTTTGAATAAAACATTCTTAGAACTGAAGATACTCTGTGAAAAATTAAAAGGAACCAGCACATCGATTTTGATAACCGCAGATCACGGACTTATCGATATCGATGAATATTTCTATTTAAATGAAGATGAAGAGCTATTCCAGAGCGTGATCTTGCCAGCTTTCCCCGAACCAAGGTTTTTAAGCTTCTTTGTAAAAAAACATCGGATGAATCAGTTTTTGAAAGCTGCAGAAAAATATGAAGATCATTTCTGGATATTATCTCGAGAAGAATTCCTTAATTCCAAACTTTTGGGAATGGGAATCGAACATGCCAAGATCGATGATTTTGTAGGAGATTATTTATTCATTGCCAAGTCTACCAAAGCTTTGCGTGGAATTTATCAACAAAATGGAAAGTGGGACAAAGAGTTTAAAGCTCATCATGCAGGCATTACGCCAGCAGAAATGCAAGTTCCACTTTTAAACATCGAACTTTGA